A genomic region of Leptospira barantonii contains the following coding sequences:
- a CDS encoding IPT/TIG domain-containing protein: MKSPIAFVGTMLILFSFANCKKGDSNDDTLMLFLLYNVSNAETVADIYPDRGFPGSTTSLTGESFPGVASEYTVSVGGTTATGINLTNTSTLTFTMPTVPNVAVNSTLPIVVQRSGSSVLSKTIRYRPLQSIALNQPNSITGRVSSIDVSTFYSFTATTNTPHVANVFGYAGSNLDLYYYSSPTSVATALATGTSQTSEFDRATLAAGNYILQVKHVSGLVANFKTNISDGAIVPTSTSNEANTFRRCYDFLGSNPTANVAGGCESLNPPANANMLRTGRCTYPGESGLSTRSYYISTDNYGFTTGYAQTTCLQAGYDSPNPDKAIFIPN; the protein is encoded by the coding sequence ATGAAAAGTCCGATTGCATTCGTAGGCACGATGCTGATTTTGTTTTCCTTCGCGAATTGTAAGAAAGGGGATTCGAACGACGATACCCTGATGTTATTCCTTTTATACAACGTGTCGAACGCCGAAACCGTCGCCGATATCTATCCGGACCGCGGTTTTCCCGGAAGCACAACAAGTCTTACGGGAGAAAGTTTTCCCGGAGTCGCTTCCGAATATACGGTCAGCGTCGGAGGAACTACGGCCACCGGAATCAATCTGACCAACACGAGCACGCTTACGTTTACGATGCCCACCGTTCCAAACGTGGCCGTGAACTCCACTCTTCCCATCGTCGTTCAAAGATCCGGCAGTTCGGTTCTTTCCAAAACGATCCGTTACAGACCGCTTCAGAGTATTGCGCTCAATCAACCGAATTCTATTACGGGAAGAGTTTCTTCGATCGACGTAAGTACGTTCTATTCGTTTACCGCGACGACAAACACTCCGCACGTCGCAAACGTCTTCGGATACGCGGGAAGCAATTTGGATTTGTATTACTATTCTTCTCCCACTTCGGTAGCGACTGCGCTTGCGACCGGCACGTCTCAAACATCCGAGTTCGATAGGGCTACCTTAGCGGCCGGGAATTACATTCTTCAAGTGAAACACGTGAGCGGTCTTGTCGCGAATTTTAAAACCAATATCTCGGACGGTGCGATCGTTCCGACTTCCACATCCAACGAGGCAAACACGTTCCGTAGATGTTACGACTTTTTAGGTTCCAATCCGACGGCGAACGTTGCTGGCGGTTGTGAGTCGCTGAACCCACCGGCAAATGCGAACATGCTTCGAACCGGACGTTGTACCTATCCGGGAGAATCCGGACTTTCCACGAGAAGTTACTATATCAGTACGGACAATTACGGGTTTACTACGGGTTATGCGCAAACCACCTGTCTGCAGGCCGGTTACGATTCACCAAACCCGGATAAGGCGATCTTTATTCCGAATTAA
- a CDS encoding DUF2721 domain-containing protein, which yields MITPAVMITACASLIFSTANRLGRIFDRVNLLKAEVEGVLAGKLPFPSERMESLEKQLQIQRIRAILIQRSMAFLYTATSLFVLSSLGFALSKALYLDYSWVATLTALLGGVFLFMASIFLLYESRYNLKFIKGLIDLTEFLGSQIQK from the coding sequence ATGATCACTCCCGCAGTCATGATCACCGCTTGTGCGAGTTTGATTTTTTCCACCGCAAATCGCCTAGGAAGAATTTTCGATCGGGTCAATCTTCTCAAAGCGGAAGTGGAGGGAGTTCTCGCGGGCAAACTGCCGTTTCCTTCGGAGAGAATGGAAAGTCTTGAAAAACAACTTCAGATCCAGAGAATCCGTGCGATTCTGATCCAAAGATCCATGGCCTTTCTTTATACGGCCACTTCCCTTTTTGTTTTATCAAGTTTGGGTTTCGCGTTGTCCAAGGCATTGTATCTGGATTATTCTTGGGTTGCGACTCTGACCGCGCTCTTGGGCGGAGTTTTTCTTTTTATGGCGAGCATCTTTTTGTTGTATGAAAGCCGCTACAATCTCAAGTTCATCAAGGGTCTTATCGATCTTACCGAATTTTTAGGTTCTCAAATTCAAAAATAA
- a CDS encoding sulfatase-like hydrolase/transferase: MQKFNNFNTSISKSKLRFVFVFLVPALILFADLGLRWKILSQMEAIQWAYYLLSFLYSSLIYSLLLFSLFLLFSVSRFRSYWAVLGFAAFAYSICVIGSYGYFLYAGIMPNFFVFSYIFQEPFNSWTIFKGGLTVWSLIGFFFLYILLFLSLRIASSNFKPARFQRSILAVAVLGFLALTAFFHNNTRFNDQIYVADTNSISFINRNIYNLLTGDRLGSAGLQSRNKPILKESPTPFRKNILIVLSESLRRKSMALYGYDKDTTPFLNRWTKNPQGGSVVVFRNAFSNSSSTLISVPSLLSGVSPIQPVSMTHSSPLFWEYGKAAGLSTFYVSSHSFRWNNFSGFFKNAGIDFLWNKEISGLGVFNDIGIDDRKTVAEFRNRVKFLKNKGENFAGVLHLNTNHFPYIIPEESVYFPIGKDTFAPYDNSVRYLDGLLEEVFNFLNEEKLSEDTLVIFTSDHGEALFEHDYIGHIESNHIETVAIPMVFFVPGSLKNQKFEDRLKKNSDRNVSNTDLIPTIADILGVSSQPEVKGYLSGLEGRSLLSNLPNDRRIFIANNNETSLYRVGMSYIKGNLHYMLRLNSFPPDEEAYDIQADPIEKKNLWPTMNLEEKKSIRKELDGCSLCQDLYSTSGIKL, translated from the coding sequence ATACAAAAATTTAATAATTTTAATACTTCCATATCCAAATCCAAACTTCGGTTCGTTTTCGTTTTTCTCGTGCCGGCCTTGATTCTTTTCGCGGATCTCGGTCTTCGCTGGAAAATTCTCAGTCAAATGGAAGCCATACAGTGGGCGTATTATCTCCTGTCGTTTTTGTATTCTTCACTGATCTATTCCTTACTTTTATTTTCTCTGTTTCTTTTGTTTTCCGTTTCAAGATTTAGATCGTATTGGGCCGTCTTGGGTTTTGCGGCGTTTGCATATTCGATTTGTGTAATAGGTTCTTACGGATATTTTTTATACGCTGGAATCATGCCGAACTTTTTCGTATTCTCCTATATCTTCCAGGAACCGTTCAATAGCTGGACGATTTTTAAGGGAGGTCTTACCGTTTGGAGTTTGATAGGATTCTTCTTTTTGTATATTCTGCTTTTCTTAAGTTTGAGAATCGCGTCCTCGAACTTCAAACCGGCTCGTTTTCAAAGAAGTATTCTCGCGGTTGCGGTCCTCGGGTTCTTGGCGCTCACGGCGTTCTTCCACAACAACACCCGTTTTAACGATCAGATCTACGTTGCGGATACGAATTCCATTTCGTTTATCAATCGCAATATCTACAATCTTCTTACGGGAGATCGCCTCGGTTCAGCGGGATTGCAGTCCAGAAACAAACCGATTCTGAAGGAAAGTCCGACTCCGTTTCGAAAAAATATACTGATCGTACTGAGCGAAAGTCTTCGCAGAAAGAGTATGGCTCTTTACGGTTACGACAAGGACACAACTCCGTTTTTGAATCGTTGGACTAAAAATCCTCAAGGCGGATCCGTTGTAGTTTTTCGAAATGCGTTTTCGAATTCAAGTTCCACTTTGATTTCGGTTCCGAGTTTGTTATCGGGAGTTTCGCCGATTCAACCGGTTTCGATGACTCACAGCTCCCCTTTGTTTTGGGAATACGGTAAGGCGGCGGGTCTTTCCACGTTTTACGTTTCCAGTCATAGCTTTCGTTGGAATAATTTTTCCGGATTTTTTAAGAACGCGGGAATCGACTTTTTGTGGAATAAGGAGATCAGCGGTCTCGGCGTTTTCAACGATATTGGAATCGACGATCGTAAGACGGTCGCCGAATTTCGAAATCGTGTGAAGTTTCTGAAAAACAAAGGCGAGAATTTCGCGGGTGTTCTGCATCTCAACACGAATCATTTTCCGTATATCATTCCCGAAGAATCCGTTTACTTTCCGATCGGAAAGGATACGTTCGCTCCTTACGACAATTCGGTTCGTTATCTCGACGGTCTTTTGGAAGAAGTATTCAATTTTTTGAATGAAGAAAAATTATCCGAAGACACTCTCGTAATTTTCACGTCCGATCACGGAGAGGCGCTTTTCGAACACGACTACATCGGCCATATCGAAAGTAATCATATCGAAACCGTAGCGATTCCCATGGTATTTTTTGTACCCGGTTCTTTGAAAAATCAGAAATTCGAGGATCGCCTCAAAAAGAATTCGGATCGTAACGTTTCCAACACCGATCTCATTCCTACGATCGCGGATATACTCGGTGTTTCGAGTCAGCCCGAAGTGAAAGGATATCTATCGGGGCTGGAAGGCAGATCTCTTCTTTCCAATCTTCCGAACGACAGAAGAATTTTTATCGCGAACAACAACGAAACTTCTTTGTATCGGGTCGGAATGAGTTACATCAAAGGAAATCTTCATTATATGCTTCGCCTGAATTCTTTTCCGCCGGACGAAGAAGCGTACGATATCCAAGCGGATCCGATCGAAAAAAAGAATCTTTGGCCGACGATGAATTTGGAAGAGAAAAAATCGATCCGCAAAGAATTGGACGGATGTAGTCTTTGTCAGGATTTATATTCCACCTCGGGAATCAAACTCTGA
- a CDS encoding LTA synthase family protein, which yields MFQRIPTHLKLILGYVLYFALILLLYKIAFLSVYSYRLREVPVEEVALAFLLGFRFDLVVIGMTLGLFAFLSVLPYLNRFKAYRFFWGYTPILLGVWMIAHLIADIIYFENANKHIGYEGFVFIGKDLGVILRSALEQNTVTFLIGIVFLLVFLPVSTWLFLKYNPYRYKEESWKSTGIQIAIVLIVTIIAVRGGIQESPIRATNAIVSGNNFVNNIALNGVFTSIMDLKSQTIPKFLKLETDEAVAIVRKEISYSGAEFISDKYPILRVQKETNTGTPPNVVLIMLENWTGKFIRPISNGLVEGKEVTPYFNQLLKKGRFYNRFIASGGRTTNGMMSILTGIPDRPGLTVVRTHQVLGNFSGIGNIFKRMGYDTFFVTGGDLSFDNKSTLMPHWGFDTVLGEKEIAKLGRFKLGAWGYDDADVLQLLHEKISSSKKPVLGLALTLTTHYPYRTPSEKFRIFDPSTRDYDFLNVYNYADWAVHNFITQAEKSGYFKNTIFVFVADHTHHRYLDYYEDRNVPFLIYAPGRVAPALDETIASQLDVIPTILGLVGKKAVFSSMGRNLLAPGRTQTAYFAYGNLFGWIENEHFYLRFFDGKEDLSYNIQPPRQKNNFCEKDPVVCDDMSKKAKAYLNLSYELLNKNIVFPSDVELQKEIDPKK from the coding sequence ATGTTTCAACGTATACCCACACACTTAAAACTTATCTTAGGTTATGTTCTCTACTTCGCTCTCATCCTTTTGTTATACAAGATCGCTTTTTTATCGGTCTATTCATACCGTCTTCGGGAAGTTCCCGTGGAAGAAGTCGCACTCGCATTCCTTTTGGGATTTCGATTCGACCTAGTCGTGATCGGAATGACGTTGGGTTTGTTCGCATTCTTATCCGTATTGCCTTATCTAAATCGATTCAAAGCGTATCGTTTTTTCTGGGGATACACTCCGATTCTTTTGGGAGTTTGGATGATCGCGCACTTGATCGCGGACATCATCTACTTTGAAAACGCGAACAAACATATCGGCTACGAAGGTTTCGTTTTTATCGGAAAGGACTTGGGAGTGATTCTACGTTCCGCTTTGGAACAAAACACGGTTACCTTTCTCATAGGAATCGTTTTTCTTCTCGTGTTTCTTCCAGTTTCCACCTGGCTTTTTCTCAAATACAATCCGTATCGATACAAGGAAGAATCCTGGAAGTCCACAGGAATTCAAATCGCGATCGTATTGATCGTAACGATCATCGCCGTTCGGGGAGGAATTCAAGAATCTCCAATAAGAGCGACTAACGCAATCGTATCGGGAAACAACTTCGTAAACAACATCGCGTTGAACGGAGTTTTTACCTCCATCATGGATTTGAAAAGTCAGACCATTCCTAAATTCTTAAAATTGGAAACCGACGAAGCCGTTGCGATCGTTCGAAAGGAAATTTCTTATTCCGGTGCGGAATTCATCAGCGACAAATATCCGATTCTCAGGGTTCAAAAAGAAACAAACACGGGGACACCGCCTAACGTGGTCTTGATCATGCTCGAAAACTGGACCGGTAAATTCATCCGTCCGATTTCGAACGGACTTGTGGAAGGAAAGGAAGTCACGCCCTACTTCAATCAACTTTTGAAAAAGGGAAGATTCTACAATCGATTCATCGCTTCGGGAGGAAGAACGACCAACGGTATGATGTCCATTCTTACCGGAATCCCGGATCGTCCCGGTTTAACCGTGGTTCGTACACATCAGGTTCTCGGAAACTTTTCCGGGATCGGAAATATTTTTAAAAGAATGGGTTACGATACTTTTTTCGTAACCGGCGGAGATCTAAGTTTCGATAACAAAAGCACCTTGATGCCTCACTGGGGTTTCGATACGGTTCTCGGAGAAAAAGAAATCGCGAAACTCGGAAGATTCAAACTCGGAGCCTGGGGTTACGACGACGCGGACGTATTACAATTATTGCATGAAAAAATCTCGTCTTCCAAAAAGCCGGTTCTCGGATTGGCGCTTACCCTAACCACACATTATCCGTATAGAACTCCTTCCGAAAAATTTAGAATCTTCGATCCGTCTACCAGAGACTATGACTTTCTAAACGTTTACAACTATGCGGATTGGGCCGTTCACAACTTTATCACACAAGCCGAAAAGTCCGGTTACTTTAAGAATACGATTTTCGTTTTCGTTGCGGATCACACGCACCATAGATATCTCGACTACTACGAGGATAGAAACGTTCCGTTTCTGATCTACGCTCCGGGAAGGGTCGCACCTGCGTTAGACGAAACTATCGCGTCCCAGTTGGACGTGATTCCTACGATTCTCGGACTTGTGGGTAAAAAGGCGGTATTCTCTTCGATGGGAAGAAATCTTCTCGCACCGGGCAGAACACAAACCGCCTACTTTGCTTACGGGAATCTTTTCGGTTGGATCGAAAACGAACATTTTTATCTGAGATTTTTCGACGGGAAAGAGGATCTTTCGTATAACATACAACCTCCTCGTCAAAAGAATAACTTCTGCGAGAAGGACCCGGTCGTATGCGACGATATGAGTAAAAAAGCGAAAGCGTATCTCAACCTGAGTTACGAACTACTCAATAAGAATATCGTGTTTCCTTCCGACGTGGAATTGCAAAAGGAAATCGATCCTAAGAAATGA
- a CDS encoding TetR/AcrR family transcriptional regulator, giving the protein MKDNIEIDPQWPEGQKKIFLAAIDIFAQKGFSAATTMEIAKKAGVAEGLIFKHFKSKKELLLRLVLPIMEGFIAPITLRRLQGVFSKDFSSIEEFLTAVFEERISFIAKNRNLIRIILQETLVNSEIQGVLERVFTERLAPLIIQRLKKFQDQGLIEEMPITSAFRLVATNLAGYILFTEIFFQQKAEDGWDNEAELKRTIEFISKGLAPNKKEALVSKPAPKKKTPARKTKSKPAAKAKKKKKKKS; this is encoded by the coding sequence ATGAAGGACAATATCGAAATCGATCCGCAATGGCCGGAAGGCCAAAAGAAGATCTTTTTGGCGGCCATCGACATATTCGCTCAAAAGGGTTTTTCCGCGGCCACGACTATGGAAATCGCGAAGAAGGCCGGCGTCGCGGAAGGGCTGATTTTCAAACATTTCAAAAGTAAGAAGGAACTTCTTCTTCGTTTGGTTCTTCCGATCATGGAAGGTTTCATCGCTCCGATCACTCTGAGAAGACTTCAGGGAGTTTTTTCAAAGGACTTCTCTTCCATAGAAGAATTTCTGACGGCGGTGTTCGAGGAGAGAATTTCCTTTATCGCAAAGAATCGAAATCTGATTCGGATCATTCTTCAGGAAACCCTAGTCAACTCGGAGATACAAGGCGTTTTGGAACGAGTCTTTACGGAAAGGCTAGCGCCTCTGATCATTCAACGTCTCAAAAAATTCCAAGATCAGGGATTGATCGAAGAGATGCCGATCACGAGCGCGTTTCGTTTAGTTGCGACGAATCTCGCGGGTTATATCTTATTCACTGAAATTTTCTTTCAACAGAAGGCCGAGGACGGTTGGGACAACGAAGCCGAGTTGAAAAGAACGATCGAGTTTATCTCGAAAGGATTGGCGCCTAACAAGAAAGAGGCGCTCGTTTCCAAACCCGCACCCAAAAAAAAGACGCCGGCCCGTAAAACAAAATCTAAACCCGCGGCAAAAGCTAAGAAGAAGAAAAAAAAGAAATCTTAG
- a CDS encoding biotin/lipoyl-containing protein produces MNVVIDKIKTLIRVYRSLRFPFRVLIPAIPIVLLIVLFSTRGKKQVEDVAVLGPIAEKAYGLGTVHSLDTFRFRVGVPTKITKVFVLEGDEVSSGQALLQLEGMTVVRSPIHGIVSDVGYHEGEVAFQNVLAIEVLGVGSKYLIVALDEQILLSIRKGQKALIRFEGKPNEVVQGKVQGTFSHGGQFYARIEAASFPDGVLPGMTADVAIEVGRKDSAVLVPRKYEKKQKILIFRNGKSIAVPFVPGLKSEQFIEVKEGDIQAGDKLTEVP; encoded by the coding sequence ATGAATGTTGTTATTGATAAAATTAAAACTTTGATCCGGGTTTATAGATCTCTTCGATTCCCGTTTCGGGTTCTTATACCTGCGATTCCGATCGTCCTTTTGATCGTGTTGTTTTCGACTCGAGGTAAAAAACAAGTGGAAGACGTCGCCGTTCTCGGACCGATCGCGGAGAAAGCATACGGGCTCGGGACCGTTCATTCTTTGGATACGTTTCGATTCAGGGTCGGAGTTCCGACCAAAATTACGAAGGTATTCGTCTTGGAAGGAGACGAGGTTTCCTCGGGTCAGGCGCTTCTCCAACTCGAAGGGATGACCGTGGTTCGTTCTCCGATTCACGGGATCGTTTCCGACGTGGGTTATCACGAAGGTGAGGTTGCGTTTCAGAATGTTCTCGCCATAGAGGTGTTAGGTGTCGGCTCCAAATATCTGATCGTAGCCTTGGACGAACAGATTCTTCTTTCGATCCGAAAGGGACAAAAGGCTTTGATTCGATTCGAAGGAAAACCGAACGAAGTGGTTCAAGGAAAAGTTCAAGGAACGTTTTCTCACGGAGGACAGTTCTACGCGAGAATCGAAGCGGCCAGTTTTCCGGACGGGGTTCTTCCGGGGATGACCGCGGACGTGGCGATCGAAGTCGGTAGGAAGGACAGCGCGGTTCTTGTTCCTAGAAAATACGAAAAGAAACAAAAAATTCTAATATTCAGAAACGGTAAATCGATTGCGGTTCCGTTCGTTCCGGGACTAAAATCCGAACAGTTTATCGAGGTTAAGGAAGGCGACATTCAAGCCGGAGATAAGCTCACAGAGGTTCCTTAA
- a CDS encoding ABC transporter permease codes for MLFIAIRQMLVRGKQTITTLSGIVLGTAAFIIISGVLLGFRGYLVDQLINADCHVRISPRQEIILPTSMDDLFPGENVFWLSPPSGKRGSTHLNNATLWYERLEQDKEVQAYSPQVSGRIFLFSGANQESGKIIGIIPSKQVLITPLADYITEGSVDSLSAGNRIVLGDGLAKLLGLGLNKTVWVTSGLQEKTPFRISGIFRSGNKALDDSVAYGLLSEIQLLTGQSGMITDIAVRLKDVNRSLSKAEEWRSLGDEKVLSWQEANSSFFAIFKLQDAIRYSMTAAILTVAGFGIYNILNVIINQKKREIAILRSIGYRPKEVLMIFLLQGLILGITGGIIGLLVGFLVCLRIESLPFTNPLFSAGAGTMVISFAPTIYLQAFLQSMVATLIASWIPARSAGKLSPIEIIRGE; via the coding sequence ATGTTGTTTATCGCAATCAGACAGATGCTCGTGCGGGGCAAACAAACCATAACGACCCTTTCTGGAATCGTTTTGGGAACCGCGGCGTTTATCATCATCTCCGGTGTTCTTCTCGGGTTCAGGGGTTATCTTGTGGATCAGTTGATCAACGCGGATTGTCACGTTCGAATCAGTCCGAGACAGGAGATCATTCTTCCCACTTCAATGGACGATCTGTTTCCGGGCGAAAACGTGTTCTGGCTTTCACCTCCTTCGGGCAAACGAGGTTCCACTCATTTGAACAACGCAACTCTTTGGTATGAACGATTGGAACAAGACAAGGAAGTCCAAGCGTATTCTCCCCAAGTGAGCGGAAGAATTTTTCTCTTTTCGGGAGCGAATCAGGAATCCGGAAAAATCATAGGAATCATTCCTTCCAAACAGGTTTTGATCACGCCCCTTGCGGATTACATCACGGAAGGAAGCGTGGATTCTCTCTCTGCGGGAAACAGAATCGTTCTCGGAGACGGTCTCGCGAAACTTCTCGGACTCGGATTGAACAAAACGGTTTGGGTGACTTCGGGACTTCAGGAAAAAACTCCGTTCCGAATTTCGGGAATCTTTCGTTCCGGAAACAAGGCTCTGGATGACAGCGTCGCCTACGGACTGTTATCCGAAATTCAATTGTTGACCGGACAATCCGGAATGATCACGGATATCGCGGTACGTCTTAAGGACGTGAACCGTTCCTTGTCGAAAGCGGAAGAATGGAGAAGTTTAGGGGACGAGAAGGTTTTGAGCTGGCAAGAGGCGAACTCGAGCTTCTTCGCGATCTTCAAACTACAGGACGCGATCCGATATTCCATGACCGCGGCCATTCTTACGGTTGCCGGATTTGGAATATACAATATTTTGAATGTAATCATCAATCAGAAAAAAAGGGAAATCGCGATTCTTCGTTCCATCGGATACAGACCGAAAGAGGTTTTGATGATTTTTTTACTCCAGGGATTGATCCTAGGAATCACCGGAGGTATTATCGGACTACTGGTTGGCTTTTTGGTTTGTTTGAGAATCGAGTCGCTTCCGTTTACGAATCCTCTTTTTTCCGCAGGCGCCGGAACGATGGTGATCTCATTCGCACCCACGATCTACTTACAGGCGTTCTTACAGTCTATGGTCGCCACTTTGATCGCGAGTTGGATTCCCGCAAGATCCGCGGGAAAACTTTCGCCGATCGAAATCATAAGGGGAGAATAG
- a CDS encoding ABC transporter ATP-binding protein produces MQIANHGGISVNDLRKTFGTSEIIKGVSLEIEDGDYVSLTGKSGSGKSTLLYMISSLDPPSAGTIEIGGKNIYKMDEEEIHEFRNKRMGFIFQFHYLLPEFTALENVLMPARKAGLLKETQSYAEHLLEEFDLKDRMDYRINRLSGGQAQRVAIARALVMNPKYIFADEPTGALDSANTKVVMNILEKVNRETKTTILVVTHDTDFASKTKRQIHLVDGRVVSLKEFEAQKKKSKG; encoded by the coding sequence ATGCAAATCGCAAATCACGGTGGAATCTCCGTGAACGATCTAAGAAAGACGTTCGGAACTTCCGAGATCATCAAGGGAGTCAGTCTCGAAATCGAAGACGGGGACTACGTTTCCTTAACCGGGAAATCGGGTTCGGGAAAAAGTACACTCCTATATATGATCAGTTCCTTGGATCCCCCGAGCGCGGGAACGATCGAGATCGGAGGAAAGAATATCTATAAAATGGACGAAGAGGAAATCCACGAGTTTAGAAACAAAAGGATGGGGTTTATCTTTCAGTTCCATTATTTATTGCCCGAGTTCACCGCGCTTGAAAACGTTCTGATGCCCGCGAGAAAGGCCGGGCTTTTGAAGGAAACTCAGAGTTACGCGGAACATCTTTTGGAGGAGTTCGATCTTAAGGATCGAATGGATTACAGGATCAACCGTCTTTCCGGCGGTCAAGCACAGAGGGTCGCGATCGCTCGCGCGCTCGTGATGAATCCGAAGTACATATTCGCGGACGAACCCACGGGAGCTTTGGATTCCGCAAACACCAAGGTTGTTATGAACATTCTGGAGAAGGTGAATCGTGAAACCAAAACCACCATTCTTGTGGTGACTCACGATACCGATTTCGCCTCCAAAACCAAAAGACAGATTCATCTCGTGGATGGAAGAGTGGTTTCCTTGAAGGAATTCGAAGCTCAAAAAAAGAAATCGAAAGGTTGA
- a CDS encoding antitoxin: protein MKNITFRADDRLLEKARLRAAGEKKSLAEVFNEFLKNYSNSVKDVSDYENLLQKLNYVKVGRKFSRDEMNER from the coding sequence ATGAAGAATATTACCTTTAGAGCCGACGATCGATTGCTTGAAAAGGCAAGATTGCGTGCCGCAGGCGAGAAGAAATCCTTAGCGGAAGTTTTTAATGAATTTCTTAAGAATTATTCGAACTCCGTTAAAGACGTTTCCGATTACGAAAATCTTCTGCAAAAATTAAATTACGTCAAGGTGGGTCGAAAATTTTCTCGGGACGAAATGAATGAAAGATAA
- a CDS encoding PIN domain-containing protein translates to MKDKIFLDTNLFIYNFDLEDKVKHEKSKEIVSIALTESNYVISYQVIQEFSNVALKKFQVPLKSKDLEIYLKRVMFPLCSVYYSNENILKAIEIRERYKLSFYDSVLIGSAIESDCKILLSEDLQDGLKIQGLQITNPFRSSVKKKK, encoded by the coding sequence ATGAAAGATAAGATATTTTTGGATACGAATCTGTTCATTTATAACTTTGACTTAGAAGACAAAGTGAAACACGAAAAGTCGAAAGAGATTGTTTCTATCGCATTGACGGAGAGTAACTACGTAATCAGTTATCAAGTGATTCAAGAATTCTCCAATGTCGCTTTAAAAAAATTTCAAGTGCCGCTGAAATCCAAGGATTTGGAAATTTATTTGAAAAGAGTCATGTTTCCTTTGTGTAGCGTTTATTATTCGAACGAGAATATTCTGAAGGCGATTGAAATCAGGGAAAGATACAAACTTTCCTTTTATGATTCCGTTCTTATCGGTTCCGCCATCGAGTCCGATTGTAAGATACTCTTAAGCGAAGATCTGCAGGATGGACTGAAGATCCAAGGTTTGCAGATCACAAATCCCTTTCGTTCTTCGGTAAAAAAGAAGAAATAA
- a CDS encoding prepilin peptidase, with protein MQSLPESFHFWLFLSFGSLGAASLGSFYVTLGFRILDVYYGKHRKSLSVFQKWKRIFTHPSSCDHCDKEIRYPELLPVIGFLISKGICKFCKGRINPLFPLIEFAFVCVFVFCFLLTKNPAFSFVFLFLCGHLLISCITDAIHFSLDYENLPWILLFGLGSVYLLNGKLPGLNELFVFGGFLSAFVVLYFFFPGGIGFGDVLFAPVYAMIAGHPWWMFFLNASYIPAVLFTIVLREKGKSIRRTPIPMGLYFGIGLILTFLSKILFDSGVLPFTIFSEYSNSR; from the coding sequence TTGCAGAGCTTGCCTGAATCTTTTCATTTTTGGTTGTTCTTAAGTTTCGGAAGTTTAGGCGCGGCTTCCCTGGGAAGTTTTTACGTTACCCTAGGCTTTCGAATCTTGGACGTCTACTACGGCAAACATAGAAAATCGCTTTCCGTTTTTCAAAAATGGAAACGGATCTTCACACATCCGAGTTCCTGCGATCACTGCGACAAGGAAATTCGTTATCCGGAACTGCTTCCCGTCATCGGCTTTTTGATCTCGAAAGGTATATGCAAATTCTGTAAAGGAAGAATCAATCCTCTGTTTCCCCTGATCGAATTCGCTTTCGTCTGCGTGTTTGTGTTTTGTTTTTTGTTAACGAAAAATCCGGCATTCAGTTTTGTTTTTCTTTTTTTGTGCGGTCATCTTTTGATTTCCTGCATCACGGACGCGATCCATTTTTCTTTGGATTATGAGAATCTTCCCTGGATTCTTTTGTTCGGTCTGGGTTCCGTTTATCTTTTAAACGGAAAACTTCCGGGTCTGAACGAATTGTTCGTGTTCGGCGGTTTTCTTTCCGCGTTTGTCGTTTTGTATTTTTTCTTTCCGGGTGGAATCGGTTTCGGTGACGTTTTGTTCGCTCCCGTTTACGCGATGATCGCAGGTCATCCTTGGTGGATGTTTTTTCTAAATGCGTCCTACATCCCCGCGGTTCTTTTTACGATCGTTCTACGCGAAAAAGGAAAAAGTATAAGAAGAACCCCGATCCCTATGGGTTTGTATTTCGGGATCGGTTTGATTCTTACGTTTTTGAGTAAGATTCTTTTTGATTCCGGGGTTCTGCCGTTTACAATCTTTTCTGAATATTCAAATTCCCGGTGA